One genomic window of Glycine soja cultivar W05 chromosome 9, ASM419377v2, whole genome shotgun sequence includes the following:
- the LOC114368053 gene encoding uncharacterized protein LOC114368053 isoform X1: MASLTCTPTSLQLRLAFAAPKFPHPPHVRMRNFKLNRLRPLRAAQDGVSSEWAGPGPKLDGFSGWSDTDAEQRPNNAPKKDSYGGVVGVGVAGVLLLSGLTFAALSLGKQTGSRPEQHMKTLTTQQEELLSSDDHNDEITEQGNVDSMVEQGNGKMEGQIDISGDYSSAESSNFYSDNSIVDDSDIGSQLIYDSKNPSDGVDDATKHISVQEDLQDELAFGNKLVFASESPVPLESENTIDSFNAYGFRDFDSNPNVDTAESTANLKENLFNVDPGDAPNYDDAKPLHLNTEQHDEITSSSGSVSAEGNEPSFEERSVPGNDLFEESSISSSVNTLVDEQVTNDNYEVDEVKSKSPNSGSFFSVPGIPAPSVVSASVQVLPGKVLVPAAVDQVQGQALAALQVLKVIEPDVQPSDLCTRREYARWLVSASSALSRSTVSKVYPAMYIDNVTELAFDDVIPEDPDFSSIQGLAEAGLIESRLSRRDIQLSAEEDDSPFYFSPESPLSRQDLVSWKMALEKRQLPEANRKVLYQVSGFIDTDKIHPNACPALVADLSSGEQGIIALAFGYTRLFQPDKPVTKAQAAMALATGDASEIVSEELARIEAESVAENAVAAHSALVAQVEKDINASFEQELFIEREKISAVERMAEEARLELERLRAEREEDNLALTKERAAIDSEMEVFSKLRHEVEDQLQSLMNDRVEIAHEKERISKLREQAEVENKEICRLQYELEVERKALSMARAWAEDEAKRVREQAIALEEARDRWERHGIKVVVDDDLRKEASAGVTWLNASEQVSVQGTVDRAESLLDKLKQMAADIRGKSRDTLDKIIHMVSQLISKLREWACKTGKQAEEFGEAAISKVGKSASELQLSALEVGSGIKEGAKRVAGDCREGVEKITQKFTQKFKT, from the exons ATGGCGTCCCTCACGTGCACCCCCACCTCCCTCCAGCTCCGATTGGCCTTCGCCGCCCCCAAATTCCCGCACCCCCCGCACGTGCGAATGCGCAACTTCAAGCTCAACCGACTTCGCCCTCTGCGCGCCGCGCAAGACGGCGTCAGCTCCGAGTGGGCCGGGCCCGGGCCCAAACTTGATGGCTTCTCGGGCTGGTCCGACACCGACGCCGAGCAGCGGCCCAACAACGCCCCAAAGAAGGACTCGTATGGAG GAGTTGTGGGAGTAGGAGTGGCTGGAGTACTTCTACTTTCAGGGCTTACTTTTGCTGCCTTATCTCTTGGCAAACAAACTGGTTCCA GACCTGAGCAACACATGAAGACCTTGACTACACAGCAGGAGGAACTTTTGTCTTCTGATGACCATAATGATGAAATAACTGAACAAGGGAATGTTGACAGCATGGTGGAACAAGGAAATGGTAAAATGGAAGGTCAGATAGATATATCTGGGGATTATTCTTCTGCTGAGTCTAGTAATTTTTACAGTGACAATAGTATTGTTGATGATTCTGATATAGGATCCCAGTTGATATATGATAGTAAAAACCCCTCCGATGGTGTTGATGATGCTACTAAACATATATCTGTTCAAGAAGATTTACAGGATGAGTTAGCTTTTGGTAACAAGTTAGTTTTTGCCAGTGAAAGCCCAGTGCCACTTGAATCTGAAAATACTATCGATTCTTTTAATGCTTATGGATTTAGAGATTTTGATAGCAACCCTAATGTAGATACAGCAGAATCTACTGCGAATCTTAAAGAAAACCTATTCAATGTTGATCCAGGAGACGCGCCTAACTATGATGATGCTAAGCCACTACACCTTAATACTGAGCAGCATGATGAAATAACCAGTTCAAGTGGAAGT GTCTCTGCTGAGGGAAATGAGCCATCCTTTGAAGAGCGGAGCGTTCCTGGAAATGACCTGTTTGAAGAATCATCTATTTCATCATCAGTCAATACTTTGGTAGATGAGCAGGTTACAAATGATAATTATGAGGTTGATGAAGTTAAATCTAAATCTCCAAATTCTGGATCCTTTTTCTCTGTTCCCGGCATTCCCGCCCCATCAGTAGTTTCTGCATCTGTACAAGTGCTTCCTGGAAAGGTTTTGGTTCCTGCAGCTGTTGATCAAGTTCAGGGCCAAGCACTAGCAGCACTGCAAGTTTTAAAG GTCATTGAGCCTGATGTTCAACCTAGTGATTTATGTACACGCCGTGAATATGCTCGCTGGTTGGTGTCTGCTAGCAGTGCTCTTTCAAG GAGCACAGTTTCAAAAGTGTATCCTGCCATGTACATAGACAATGTTACTGAGCTTGCATTTGATGATGTCATCCCCGAGGACCctgatttttcttccattcaag GCTTGGCAGAAGCTGGACTTATCGAAAGCAGGCTTTCAAGGCGTGATATACAGTTGTCTGCTGAAGAAGATGATAGCCCATTTTACTTCTCCCCTGAAAG TCCTTTATCACGTCAAGATCTTGTCAGCTGGAAAATGGCCCTGGAGAAAAGACAGCTTCCGGAAGCTAACAGAAAG GTGCTGTACCAAGTTTCTGGTTTTATAGACACTGATAAGATACATCCTAATGCATGCCCCGCCTTAGTAGCCGATCTGTCTTCTGGGGAGCAGGGAATAATAGCTCTTGCATTTG GTTATACAAGATTGTTCCAGCCAGATAAACCAGTAACAAAAGCCCAAGCAGCTATGGCTCTAGCTACTGGAGATGCTTCTGAAATAGTTAGTGAAGAGCTTGCACGCATTGAAGCAGAATCTGTTGCTGAAAATGCTGTTGCTGCGCATAGTGCTTTAGTAGCTCAAGTAGAGAAGGATATCAATGCAAGTTTTGAGCAGGAGCTTTTCATAGAGAGGGAAAAGATCAGTGCTGTTGAAAGAATGGCTGAGGAGGCAAGACTTGAGTTGGAAAGGTTAAGAGCTGAGAGAGAAGAAGATAACCTTGCATTGACTAAGGAGCGAGCTGCTATTGATTCAGAAATGGAGGTTTTTTCAAAGTTAAGGCATGAGGTTGAGGATCAATTACAAAGCCTAATGAATGACAGGGTAGAAATAGCACATGAAAAAGAGAGGATTAGCAAGCTTCGGGAACAAGCAGAAGTTGAAAACAAGGAGATTTGCCGTTTACAATATGAGCTAGAGGTTGAAAGAAAAGCCCTGTCCATGGCCAG GGCTTGGGCAGAGGATGAGGCCAAACGAGTGAGAGAGCAAGCAATAGCCTTAGAGGAGGCTAGAGATCGTTGGGAGAGGCATGGAATCAAAGTGGTAGTTGATGATGACCTCCGCAAGGAGGCCTCGGCTGGAGTGACATGGCTTAATGCCTCAGAGCAGGTCTCGGTTCAAGGAACAGTTGACAGGGCCGAGAGCTTATTGGACAAGCTCAAACAAATGGCTGCAGATATCAGAGGAAAGTCTAGAGATACCCTTGATAAAATCATTCACATGGTTTCCCAATTAATATCAAAATTGAGGGAATGGGCATGCAAAACAGGAAAACAGGCTGAAGAATTTGGAGAAGCTGCCATCTCAAAGGTAGGCAAGTCAGCCAGTGAGTTGCAGCTAAGTGCCCTTGAAGTTGGATCTGGAATCAAAGAAGGTGCTAAGCGAGTTGCTGGTGATTGTAGAGAAGGGGTTGAGAAAATCACCCAAAAATTCACACAGAAGTTCAAGACCTGA
- the LOC114368053 gene encoding uncharacterized protein LOC114368053 isoform X3 has product MASLTCTPTSLQLRLAFAAPKFPHPPHVRMRNFKLNRLRPLRAAQDGVSSEWAGPGPKLDGFSGWSDTDAEQRPNNAPKKDSYGGVVGVGVAGVLLLSGLTFAALSLGKQTGSRPEQHMKTLTTQQEELLSSDDHNDEITEQGNVDSMVEQGNGSQLIYDSKNPSDGVDDATKHISVQEDLQDELAFGNKLVFASESPVPLESENTIDSFNAYGFRDFDSNPNVDTAESTANLKENLFNVDPGDAPNYDDAKPLHLNTEQHDEITSSSGSVSAEGNEPSFEERSVPGNDLFEESSISSSVNTLVDEQVTNDNYEVDEVKSKSPNSGSFFSVPGIPAPSVVSASVQVLPGKVLVPAAVDQVQGQALAALQVLKVIEPDVQPSDLCTRREYARWLVSASSALSRSTVSKVYPAMYIDNVTELAFDDVIPEDPDFSSIQGLAEAGLIESRLSRRDIQLSAEEDDSPFYFSPESPLSRQDLVSWKMALEKRQLPEANRKVLYQVSGFIDTDKIHPNACPALVADLSSGEQGIIALAFGYTRLFQPDKPVTKAQAAMALATGDASEIVSEELARIEAESVAENAVAAHSALVAQVEKDINASFEQELFIEREKISAVERMAEEARLELERLRAEREEDNLALTKERAAIDSEMEVFSKLRHEVEDQLQSLMNDRVEIAHEKERISKLREQAEVENKEICRLQYELEVERKALSMARAWAEDEAKRVREQAIALEEARDRWERHGIKVVVDDDLRKEASAGVTWLNASEQVSVQGTVDRAESLLDKLKQMAADIRGKSRDTLDKIIHMVSQLISKLREWACKTGKQAEEFGEAAISKVGKSASELQLSALEVGSGIKEGAKRVAGDCREGVEKITQKFTQKFKT; this is encoded by the exons ATGGCGTCCCTCACGTGCACCCCCACCTCCCTCCAGCTCCGATTGGCCTTCGCCGCCCCCAAATTCCCGCACCCCCCGCACGTGCGAATGCGCAACTTCAAGCTCAACCGACTTCGCCCTCTGCGCGCCGCGCAAGACGGCGTCAGCTCCGAGTGGGCCGGGCCCGGGCCCAAACTTGATGGCTTCTCGGGCTGGTCCGACACCGACGCCGAGCAGCGGCCCAACAACGCCCCAAAGAAGGACTCGTATGGAG GAGTTGTGGGAGTAGGAGTGGCTGGAGTACTTCTACTTTCAGGGCTTACTTTTGCTGCCTTATCTCTTGGCAAACAAACTGGTTCCA GACCTGAGCAACACATGAAGACCTTGACTACACAGCAGGAGGAACTTTTGTCTTCTGATGACCATAATGATGAAATAACTGAACAAGGGAATGTTGACAGCATGGTGGAACAAGGAAATG GATCCCAGTTGATATATGATAGTAAAAACCCCTCCGATGGTGTTGATGATGCTACTAAACATATATCTGTTCAAGAAGATTTACAGGATGAGTTAGCTTTTGGTAACAAGTTAGTTTTTGCCAGTGAAAGCCCAGTGCCACTTGAATCTGAAAATACTATCGATTCTTTTAATGCTTATGGATTTAGAGATTTTGATAGCAACCCTAATGTAGATACAGCAGAATCTACTGCGAATCTTAAAGAAAACCTATTCAATGTTGATCCAGGAGACGCGCCTAACTATGATGATGCTAAGCCACTACACCTTAATACTGAGCAGCATGATGAAATAACCAGTTCAAGTGGAAGT GTCTCTGCTGAGGGAAATGAGCCATCCTTTGAAGAGCGGAGCGTTCCTGGAAATGACCTGTTTGAAGAATCATCTATTTCATCATCAGTCAATACTTTGGTAGATGAGCAGGTTACAAATGATAATTATGAGGTTGATGAAGTTAAATCTAAATCTCCAAATTCTGGATCCTTTTTCTCTGTTCCCGGCATTCCCGCCCCATCAGTAGTTTCTGCATCTGTACAAGTGCTTCCTGGAAAGGTTTTGGTTCCTGCAGCTGTTGATCAAGTTCAGGGCCAAGCACTAGCAGCACTGCAAGTTTTAAAG GTCATTGAGCCTGATGTTCAACCTAGTGATTTATGTACACGCCGTGAATATGCTCGCTGGTTGGTGTCTGCTAGCAGTGCTCTTTCAAG GAGCACAGTTTCAAAAGTGTATCCTGCCATGTACATAGACAATGTTACTGAGCTTGCATTTGATGATGTCATCCCCGAGGACCctgatttttcttccattcaag GCTTGGCAGAAGCTGGACTTATCGAAAGCAGGCTTTCAAGGCGTGATATACAGTTGTCTGCTGAAGAAGATGATAGCCCATTTTACTTCTCCCCTGAAAG TCCTTTATCACGTCAAGATCTTGTCAGCTGGAAAATGGCCCTGGAGAAAAGACAGCTTCCGGAAGCTAACAGAAAG GTGCTGTACCAAGTTTCTGGTTTTATAGACACTGATAAGATACATCCTAATGCATGCCCCGCCTTAGTAGCCGATCTGTCTTCTGGGGAGCAGGGAATAATAGCTCTTGCATTTG GTTATACAAGATTGTTCCAGCCAGATAAACCAGTAACAAAAGCCCAAGCAGCTATGGCTCTAGCTACTGGAGATGCTTCTGAAATAGTTAGTGAAGAGCTTGCACGCATTGAAGCAGAATCTGTTGCTGAAAATGCTGTTGCTGCGCATAGTGCTTTAGTAGCTCAAGTAGAGAAGGATATCAATGCAAGTTTTGAGCAGGAGCTTTTCATAGAGAGGGAAAAGATCAGTGCTGTTGAAAGAATGGCTGAGGAGGCAAGACTTGAGTTGGAAAGGTTAAGAGCTGAGAGAGAAGAAGATAACCTTGCATTGACTAAGGAGCGAGCTGCTATTGATTCAGAAATGGAGGTTTTTTCAAAGTTAAGGCATGAGGTTGAGGATCAATTACAAAGCCTAATGAATGACAGGGTAGAAATAGCACATGAAAAAGAGAGGATTAGCAAGCTTCGGGAACAAGCAGAAGTTGAAAACAAGGAGATTTGCCGTTTACAATATGAGCTAGAGGTTGAAAGAAAAGCCCTGTCCATGGCCAG GGCTTGGGCAGAGGATGAGGCCAAACGAGTGAGAGAGCAAGCAATAGCCTTAGAGGAGGCTAGAGATCGTTGGGAGAGGCATGGAATCAAAGTGGTAGTTGATGATGACCTCCGCAAGGAGGCCTCGGCTGGAGTGACATGGCTTAATGCCTCAGAGCAGGTCTCGGTTCAAGGAACAGTTGACAGGGCCGAGAGCTTATTGGACAAGCTCAAACAAATGGCTGCAGATATCAGAGGAAAGTCTAGAGATACCCTTGATAAAATCATTCACATGGTTTCCCAATTAATATCAAAATTGAGGGAATGGGCATGCAAAACAGGAAAACAGGCTGAAGAATTTGGAGAAGCTGCCATCTCAAAGGTAGGCAAGTCAGCCAGTGAGTTGCAGCTAAGTGCCCTTGAAGTTGGATCTGGAATCAAAGAAGGTGCTAAGCGAGTTGCTGGTGATTGTAGAGAAGGGGTTGAGAAAATCACCCAAAAATTCACACAGAAGTTCAAGACCTGA
- the LOC114368053 gene encoding uncharacterized protein LOC114368053 isoform X4 — translation MASLTCTPTSLQLRLAFAAPKFPHPPHVRMRNFKLNRLRPLRAAQDGVSSEWAGPGPKLDGFSGWSDTDAEQRPNNAPKKDSYGGVVGVGVAGVLLLSGLTFAALSLGKQTGSRPEQHMKTLTTQQEELLSSDDHNDEITEQGNVDSMVEQGNGKMEGDAPNYDDAKPLHLNTEQHDEITSSSGSVSAEGNEPSFEERSVPGNDLFEESSISSSVNTLVDEQVTNDNYEVDEVKSKSPNSGSFFSVPGIPAPSVVSASVQVLPGKVLVPAAVDQVQGQALAALQVLKVIEPDVQPSDLCTRREYARWLVSASSALSRSTVSKVYPAMYIDNVTELAFDDVIPEDPDFSSIQGLAEAGLIESRLSRRDIQLSAEEDDSPFYFSPESPLSRQDLVSWKMALEKRQLPEANRKVLYQVSGFIDTDKIHPNACPALVADLSSGEQGIIALAFGYTRLFQPDKPVTKAQAAMALATGDASEIVSEELARIEAESVAENAVAAHSALVAQVEKDINASFEQELFIEREKISAVERMAEEARLELERLRAEREEDNLALTKERAAIDSEMEVFSKLRHEVEDQLQSLMNDRVEIAHEKERISKLREQAEVENKEICRLQYELEVERKALSMARAWAEDEAKRVREQAIALEEARDRWERHGIKVVVDDDLRKEASAGVTWLNASEQVSVQGTVDRAESLLDKLKQMAADIRGKSRDTLDKIIHMVSQLISKLREWACKTGKQAEEFGEAAISKVGKSASELQLSALEVGSGIKEGAKRVAGDCREGVEKITQKFTQKFKT, via the exons ATGGCGTCCCTCACGTGCACCCCCACCTCCCTCCAGCTCCGATTGGCCTTCGCCGCCCCCAAATTCCCGCACCCCCCGCACGTGCGAATGCGCAACTTCAAGCTCAACCGACTTCGCCCTCTGCGCGCCGCGCAAGACGGCGTCAGCTCCGAGTGGGCCGGGCCCGGGCCCAAACTTGATGGCTTCTCGGGCTGGTCCGACACCGACGCCGAGCAGCGGCCCAACAACGCCCCAAAGAAGGACTCGTATGGAG GAGTTGTGGGAGTAGGAGTGGCTGGAGTACTTCTACTTTCAGGGCTTACTTTTGCTGCCTTATCTCTTGGCAAACAAACTGGTTCCA GACCTGAGCAACACATGAAGACCTTGACTACACAGCAGGAGGAACTTTTGTCTTCTGATGACCATAATGATGAAATAACTGAACAAGGGAATGTTGACAGCATGGTGGAACAAGGAAATGGTAAAATGGAAG GAGACGCGCCTAACTATGATGATGCTAAGCCACTACACCTTAATACTGAGCAGCATGATGAAATAACCAGTTCAAGTGGAAGT GTCTCTGCTGAGGGAAATGAGCCATCCTTTGAAGAGCGGAGCGTTCCTGGAAATGACCTGTTTGAAGAATCATCTATTTCATCATCAGTCAATACTTTGGTAGATGAGCAGGTTACAAATGATAATTATGAGGTTGATGAAGTTAAATCTAAATCTCCAAATTCTGGATCCTTTTTCTCTGTTCCCGGCATTCCCGCCCCATCAGTAGTTTCTGCATCTGTACAAGTGCTTCCTGGAAAGGTTTTGGTTCCTGCAGCTGTTGATCAAGTTCAGGGCCAAGCACTAGCAGCACTGCAAGTTTTAAAG GTCATTGAGCCTGATGTTCAACCTAGTGATTTATGTACACGCCGTGAATATGCTCGCTGGTTGGTGTCTGCTAGCAGTGCTCTTTCAAG GAGCACAGTTTCAAAAGTGTATCCTGCCATGTACATAGACAATGTTACTGAGCTTGCATTTGATGATGTCATCCCCGAGGACCctgatttttcttccattcaag GCTTGGCAGAAGCTGGACTTATCGAAAGCAGGCTTTCAAGGCGTGATATACAGTTGTCTGCTGAAGAAGATGATAGCCCATTTTACTTCTCCCCTGAAAG TCCTTTATCACGTCAAGATCTTGTCAGCTGGAAAATGGCCCTGGAGAAAAGACAGCTTCCGGAAGCTAACAGAAAG GTGCTGTACCAAGTTTCTGGTTTTATAGACACTGATAAGATACATCCTAATGCATGCCCCGCCTTAGTAGCCGATCTGTCTTCTGGGGAGCAGGGAATAATAGCTCTTGCATTTG GTTATACAAGATTGTTCCAGCCAGATAAACCAGTAACAAAAGCCCAAGCAGCTATGGCTCTAGCTACTGGAGATGCTTCTGAAATAGTTAGTGAAGAGCTTGCACGCATTGAAGCAGAATCTGTTGCTGAAAATGCTGTTGCTGCGCATAGTGCTTTAGTAGCTCAAGTAGAGAAGGATATCAATGCAAGTTTTGAGCAGGAGCTTTTCATAGAGAGGGAAAAGATCAGTGCTGTTGAAAGAATGGCTGAGGAGGCAAGACTTGAGTTGGAAAGGTTAAGAGCTGAGAGAGAAGAAGATAACCTTGCATTGACTAAGGAGCGAGCTGCTATTGATTCAGAAATGGAGGTTTTTTCAAAGTTAAGGCATGAGGTTGAGGATCAATTACAAAGCCTAATGAATGACAGGGTAGAAATAGCACATGAAAAAGAGAGGATTAGCAAGCTTCGGGAACAAGCAGAAGTTGAAAACAAGGAGATTTGCCGTTTACAATATGAGCTAGAGGTTGAAAGAAAAGCCCTGTCCATGGCCAG GGCTTGGGCAGAGGATGAGGCCAAACGAGTGAGAGAGCAAGCAATAGCCTTAGAGGAGGCTAGAGATCGTTGGGAGAGGCATGGAATCAAAGTGGTAGTTGATGATGACCTCCGCAAGGAGGCCTCGGCTGGAGTGACATGGCTTAATGCCTCAGAGCAGGTCTCGGTTCAAGGAACAGTTGACAGGGCCGAGAGCTTATTGGACAAGCTCAAACAAATGGCTGCAGATATCAGAGGAAAGTCTAGAGATACCCTTGATAAAATCATTCACATGGTTTCCCAATTAATATCAAAATTGAGGGAATGGGCATGCAAAACAGGAAAACAGGCTGAAGAATTTGGAGAAGCTGCCATCTCAAAGGTAGGCAAGTCAGCCAGTGAGTTGCAGCTAAGTGCCCTTGAAGTTGGATCTGGAATCAAAGAAGGTGCTAAGCGAGTTGCTGGTGATTGTAGAGAAGGGGTTGAGAAAATCACCCAAAAATTCACACAGAAGTTCAAGACCTGA
- the LOC114368053 gene encoding uncharacterized protein LOC114368053 isoform X5, producing MKTLTTQQEELLSSDDHNDEITEQGNVDSMVEQGNGKMEGQIDISGDYSSAESSNFYSDNSIVDDSDIGSQLIYDSKNPSDGVDDATKHISVQEDLQDELAFGNKLVFASESPVPLESENTIDSFNAYGFRDFDSNPNVDTAESTANLKENLFNVDPGDAPNYDDAKPLHLNTEQHDEITSSSGSVSAEGNEPSFEERSVPGNDLFEESSISSSVNTLVDEQVTNDNYEVDEVKSKSPNSGSFFSVPGIPAPSVVSASVQVLPGKVLVPAAVDQVQGQALAALQVLKVIEPDVQPSDLCTRREYARWLVSASSALSRSTVSKVYPAMYIDNVTELAFDDVIPEDPDFSSIQGLAEAGLIESRLSRRDIQLSAEEDDSPFYFSPESPLSRQDLVSWKMALEKRQLPEANRKVLYQVSGFIDTDKIHPNACPALVADLSSGEQGIIALAFGYTRLFQPDKPVTKAQAAMALATGDASEIVSEELARIEAESVAENAVAAHSALVAQVEKDINASFEQELFIEREKISAVERMAEEARLELERLRAEREEDNLALTKERAAIDSEMEVFSKLRHEVEDQLQSLMNDRVEIAHEKERISKLREQAEVENKEICRLQYELEVERKALSMARAWAEDEAKRVREQAIALEEARDRWERHGIKVVVDDDLRKEASAGVTWLNASEQVSVQGTVDRAESLLDKLKQMAADIRGKSRDTLDKIIHMVSQLISKLREWACKTGKQAEEFGEAAISKVGKSASELQLSALEVGSGIKEGAKRVAGDCREGVEKITQKFTQKFKT from the exons ATGAAGACCTTGACTACACAGCAGGAGGAACTTTTGTCTTCTGATGACCATAATGATGAAATAACTGAACAAGGGAATGTTGACAGCATGGTGGAACAAGGAAATGGTAAAATGGAAGGTCAGATAGATATATCTGGGGATTATTCTTCTGCTGAGTCTAGTAATTTTTACAGTGACAATAGTATTGTTGATGATTCTGATATAGGATCCCAGTTGATATATGATAGTAAAAACCCCTCCGATGGTGTTGATGATGCTACTAAACATATATCTGTTCAAGAAGATTTACAGGATGAGTTAGCTTTTGGTAACAAGTTAGTTTTTGCCAGTGAAAGCCCAGTGCCACTTGAATCTGAAAATACTATCGATTCTTTTAATGCTTATGGATTTAGAGATTTTGATAGCAACCCTAATGTAGATACAGCAGAATCTACTGCGAATCTTAAAGAAAACCTATTCAATGTTGATCCAGGAGACGCGCCTAACTATGATGATGCTAAGCCACTACACCTTAATACTGAGCAGCATGATGAAATAACCAGTTCAAGTGGAAGT GTCTCTGCTGAGGGAAATGAGCCATCCTTTGAAGAGCGGAGCGTTCCTGGAAATGACCTGTTTGAAGAATCATCTATTTCATCATCAGTCAATACTTTGGTAGATGAGCAGGTTACAAATGATAATTATGAGGTTGATGAAGTTAAATCTAAATCTCCAAATTCTGGATCCTTTTTCTCTGTTCCCGGCATTCCCGCCCCATCAGTAGTTTCTGCATCTGTACAAGTGCTTCCTGGAAAGGTTTTGGTTCCTGCAGCTGTTGATCAAGTTCAGGGCCAAGCACTAGCAGCACTGCAAGTTTTAAAG GTCATTGAGCCTGATGTTCAACCTAGTGATTTATGTACACGCCGTGAATATGCTCGCTGGTTGGTGTCTGCTAGCAGTGCTCTTTCAAG GAGCACAGTTTCAAAAGTGTATCCTGCCATGTACATAGACAATGTTACTGAGCTTGCATTTGATGATGTCATCCCCGAGGACCctgatttttcttccattcaag GCTTGGCAGAAGCTGGACTTATCGAAAGCAGGCTTTCAAGGCGTGATATACAGTTGTCTGCTGAAGAAGATGATAGCCCATTTTACTTCTCCCCTGAAAG TCCTTTATCACGTCAAGATCTTGTCAGCTGGAAAATGGCCCTGGAGAAAAGACAGCTTCCGGAAGCTAACAGAAAG GTGCTGTACCAAGTTTCTGGTTTTATAGACACTGATAAGATACATCCTAATGCATGCCCCGCCTTAGTAGCCGATCTGTCTTCTGGGGAGCAGGGAATAATAGCTCTTGCATTTG GTTATACAAGATTGTTCCAGCCAGATAAACCAGTAACAAAAGCCCAAGCAGCTATGGCTCTAGCTACTGGAGATGCTTCTGAAATAGTTAGTGAAGAGCTTGCACGCATTGAAGCAGAATCTGTTGCTGAAAATGCTGTTGCTGCGCATAGTGCTTTAGTAGCTCAAGTAGAGAAGGATATCAATGCAAGTTTTGAGCAGGAGCTTTTCATAGAGAGGGAAAAGATCAGTGCTGTTGAAAGAATGGCTGAGGAGGCAAGACTTGAGTTGGAAAGGTTAAGAGCTGAGAGAGAAGAAGATAACCTTGCATTGACTAAGGAGCGAGCTGCTATTGATTCAGAAATGGAGGTTTTTTCAAAGTTAAGGCATGAGGTTGAGGATCAATTACAAAGCCTAATGAATGACAGGGTAGAAATAGCACATGAAAAAGAGAGGATTAGCAAGCTTCGGGAACAAGCAGAAGTTGAAAACAAGGAGATTTGCCGTTTACAATATGAGCTAGAGGTTGAAAGAAAAGCCCTGTCCATGGCCAG GGCTTGGGCAGAGGATGAGGCCAAACGAGTGAGAGAGCAAGCAATAGCCTTAGAGGAGGCTAGAGATCGTTGGGAGAGGCATGGAATCAAAGTGGTAGTTGATGATGACCTCCGCAAGGAGGCCTCGGCTGGAGTGACATGGCTTAATGCCTCAGAGCAGGTCTCGGTTCAAGGAACAGTTGACAGGGCCGAGAGCTTATTGGACAAGCTCAAACAAATGGCTGCAGATATCAGAGGAAAGTCTAGAGATACCCTTGATAAAATCATTCACATGGTTTCCCAATTAATATCAAAATTGAGGGAATGGGCATGCAAAACAGGAAAACAGGCTGAAGAATTTGGAGAAGCTGCCATCTCAAAGGTAGGCAAGTCAGCCAGTGAGTTGCAGCTAAGTGCCCTTGAAGTTGGATCTGGAATCAAAGAAGGTGCTAAGCGAGTTGCTGGTGATTGTAGAGAAGGGGTTGAGAAAATCACCCAAAAATTCACACAGAAGTTCAAGACCTGA